In Pocillopora verrucosa isolate sample1 chromosome 13, ASM3666991v2, whole genome shotgun sequence, one genomic interval encodes:
- the LOC131783135 gene encoding uncharacterized protein: protein MNPKFWLATMFLMSRIGVLDANSRCHVTESSIGGMYLRGHVFKVHRDELPEECFFLCEEEVTCQSYNVVIGQNICELNNRTKEARPEDFIPDQRRFYMKRSRNRVPLGSIKELPAESCNDIVVSEGEQMADGKYWIYSEENSEVIEAYCEESWQKINGEEPVCFGAKDNQYGSFNMTKSGRVKTMKLIHKSGSVRCNNVTISSFWGCTWTSYKDNLMTIITDANKKAILPPAEDLKAFKTPGHFDNKEHFYSLPKYHHNSIELVFRNLVNPLSVSSNQEMQIWYGQDWIDRGEKDNSGKTCVDVYAWYE, encoded by the exons ATGAATCCAAAGTTCTGGCTGGCAACAATGTTTCTGATGTCCCGGATTGGTGTACTCGACGCCAACAGCCGGTGTCATGTAACGGAAAGCTCTATTGGCGGAATGTACCTGAGAGGTCACGTGTTTAAAGTGCATCGCGATGAGTTGCCTGAAGAGTGTTTTTTCCTGTGTGAGGAAGAAGTCACGTGTCAGAGTTACAATGTCGTCATTGGTCAAAACATCTGTGAACTGAACAATCGTACAAAGGAAGCAAGACCGGAAGATTTTATACCGGATCAGAGGAGATTTTACATGAAGCGTTCTAGAAACAGAG TTCCCCTCGGATCCATCAAAGAACTTCCGGCGGAATCCTGTAATGACATTGTAGTGAGCGAAGGGGAACAGATGGCTGACGGGAAATACTGGATTTACTCTGAAGAGAATAGCGAGGTCATCGAGGCTTATTGTGAAG AGAGCTGGCAAAAGATAAATGGTGAAGAACCTGTCTGCTTTGGAGCCAAAGACAATCAGTATGGTTCCTTCAACATGACAAAGAGTGGACGAGTTAAGACAATGAAGCTTATTCACAAGTCAGGGTCGGTACGCTGCAACAATGTTACTATTTCATCCTTCTGGGGTTGCACCTGGACATCATATAAAGACAATCTGATGACAATCATCACAGATGCCAATAAGAAGGCCATTCTGCCACCTGCCGAGGActtgaaagcttttaaaactcCCGGTCATTTTGATAACAAAGAACACTTTTACAGTCTTCCTAAATATCACCATAATTCAATTGAGCTGGTTTTTCGCAACCTCGTCAATCCTTTGTCTGTCTCGAGCAACCAAGAGATGCAGATATGGTACGGACAGGATTGGATAGACCGCGGAGAGAAAGACAACAGCGGTAAAACTTGTGTTGATGTGTATGCATGGTATGAGTGA